Proteins from a genomic interval of bacterium BMS3Abin08:
- the czcR gene encoding transcriptional activator protein CzcR, which yields MRILIVEDEKSLSDIIKKGLEEEGYAVDVAYDGEDGLFMAENEPSDVIVLDIMLPVIDGMTILRNIRKAGVKTPVLMLTAKDTVMDKVSGLDSGADDYLTKPFHFEELLARLRALIRRDSEVNASVIETGDLIINMATHEVRRGGKDIFLSAREYTLLEYMAVNRNKVLSRTMLSEHLYDHDFDLDSNVIDVFINRLRNKIDRGFDKKLVHTIRGAGYMLKG from the coding sequence ATGCGGATATTGATTGTTGAAGACGAAAAGTCCCTATCCGACATTATAAAAAAGGGACTGGAGGAAGAGGGTTATGCAGTGGATGTTGCATACGATGGTGAAGATGGACTCTTTATGGCGGAGAATGAGCCCTCAGATGTAATAGTCCTGGATATCATGTTGCCCGTCATAGACGGAATGACTATTTTAAGGAATATCCGAAAGGCAGGCGTGAAGACCCCCGTCCTTATGCTAACAGCAAAGGACACAGTAATGGATAAGGTCTCAGGATTGGACAGTGGCGCCGACGATTACCTCACAAAACCATTTCACTTTGAGGAACTCCTTGCCCGCCTGCGGGCCTTAATAAGGCGGGATTCCGAGGTCAATGCCTCTGTCATTGAGACAGGAGACCTTATTATTAATATGGCCACTCACGAAGTAAGAAGGGGTGGAAAGGATATTTTTCTTTCAGCAAGGGAATATACCCTCCTTGAGTATATGGCTGTAAACCGGAATAAAGTGCTGAGCAGGACAATGCTCTCTGAACATCTGTATGACCATGACTTCGACCTTGACAGCAATGTCATAGATGTCTTCATCAACCGCCTCAGGAACAAAATAGACAGGGGATTTGATAAAAAGCTCGTCCATACCATACGTGGGGCGGGATATATGCTGAAGGGATAG